GAAAAACGTAGTACCCGAACTTCTCGTGCTTATCGCCTCGGAGCATTGTCAGGATGGGGATATTCCGTGCGCCATCACATATCACGGGTATCGTCACAGCAATTTCGTTATAGGGTGCCACGTTCATGACATTGCGGTATTCATAACAAGAGAAAATGACCAGAGATCTCCCTTTAGTCATTTTCACCGGTTCCATACTTGGGTGAGGCATTATTGCCTTTGCGGCTTCATAGTCGCAATGGAAGATGGCAATCGCACAACTGGAATCGGCATAAAACGTGGGAAAGCGGTAGTCCTTGGCTATGCTATCATTCAGCTGAAGCGGTTCATCTCTTTCTCGAAGGTCAAACCTGCTAAAGAAGCTATTCTTAAATTGCTCTTCATTTGGAAGTAACTCTTCCTTGATGTTCAGGTTTACGTCCATTCCCGCCTCTTCGCTCTTATATTTTTATTGGTTAACAAGCACCAATAGAATCCTTTTGCGCCCACAAACTAACTTAGGATGTAAACACATTACAAGTACACGCCTGACGCGTTTAACCATTCCGGCAAAGAGAAGCCGTCCAACCCACCCAAAAACATTTCATATTTTGAAGTTGCCTTTCTTTTGACCAGATAAGGGAATAGTCACCTAGTACCGTACGGTACGGTACTAGGTTGGGTCATACATCACCAGCCGTAACGTACCTGCTGGCATGCCCCCGCTCACAGAGCAGCCCAAGCAAAACGCCAGATGACGCTACCAATATTCAACCGGAGGCAATGGCCCCTTGGTTTGAGACCCATAGGCCCAAGCCTTATCAGCTAAAAAAGAGTTCGCCGGAAGAATACGTCATCATCGAACGATTGCCGGAAAGGAATGAGCAAGACAACGCACAGCCAATCATTAGCTCAGCTTGAAACTTGGAAAGGAATGCCCCATGCGTGTATTTTATGATCGTGATGCCGATCTCAACCTGATTAAAGCCAAGAAAGTAGCAGTCATAGGTTACGGGGCGCAGGGGCATGCCCACGCGCAAAACCTGAGGGATAGCGGCGTTGAAGAGGTGGTTGTGGCGTTACCGGAGGGCTCCGCCACAATTAAGAAAGCAAAGGCTGATGGCTTTGAAGTCACAACCGCCGCAGAAATTGCCCCGTGGGCGGACGTTCTCATGATGGTAACACCCGATGAGTTACAGGGCGACATTTACAGGGACAGTATTGCAGATAATATCCGCGATGGTGCCACAATCGCTTTTACCCATGGCTTCAGTGTTCACTTTGAGCTTATTCAGCCCAAACCCACCGTTGATGTGGTTATGATTGCCCCAAAGGGCCCCGGCCATACGCTGCGCAATGAGTTCCTCAAAGGTGGCGGTGTTCCCAGTTTGATCGCGGTTTATCAAGATGCCTCCGGAAACGCGCAGGATCTGGCGCTTTCTTATGCCTCCGCTCTTGGCAGTGGCCGCTCCGGCATCATTGAGACAACTTTCCGCGAAGAGTGTGAGAGTGATCTTTTCGGTGAACAGGTTGTCCTTTGCGGTG
This genomic window from Pseudovibrio sp. M1P-2-3 contains:
- the ilvC gene encoding ketol-acid reductoisomerase; protein product: MRVFYDRDADLNLIKAKKVAVIGYGAQGHAHAQNLRDSGVEEVVVALPEGSATIKKAKADGFEVTTAAEIAPWADVLMMVTPDELQGDIYRDSIADNIRDGATIAFTHGFSVHFELIQPKPTVDVVMIAPKGPGHTLRNEFLKGGGVPSLIAVYQDASGNAQDLALSYASALGSGRSGIIETTFREECESDLFGEQVVLCGGLAELIRAGFDTLVEAGYAPEIAYFECQHELRLIIELIYEGGLSTMNYVVSNACEWGEYMVGPRIITPETKREMKRVLEEIQCGKFTSDWMQECKAGQARFKATRRLKDEHQIEAVGASLREMMPWIKSSALVDRTKN